GTCTTCTTGCCAATGGTCACCTGCTGTTGGAAGGTGTTCCAGGGCTAGCCAAAACCTTAACGGTGAATACGCTTGCACAGGCCATTGCCACGGGATTTCAACGTATCCAGTTTACACCCGATATGCTTCCGGCAGATTTATTAGGAACATTGATCTTTAACCAAAAAACTGGTGCATTTGAAATTCGTAAAGGCCCCATTTTTTCTAATATAATTTTAGCGGATGAAATTAACCGTGCCCCATCAAAAGTTCAGAGCGCTTTGCTGGAGGCTATGCAGGAACGCCAAGTCACCATCGGTGAAGAAACATTTAAATTGGATGCGCCATTCCTTGTGTTAGCTACGCAGAATCCCATTGAGCAAGAGGGGACATACCCATTGCCAGAAGCGCAAGTGGATCGATTTATGATGAAGTTAAAGGTGGATTATCCTAAGAAGGATGAAGAACGGAAAATCCTTAGACAGGCGGCCAGGACTGGCCAATCAAAACCGATTAAACCTGCCGTCAAAGCAAAAGATATCCTCAATGCACAAAAAACAATAAATGATATTTATGTGGATGAAAAGGTAGAGGACTATGTTTTGAATTTAGTTTTTGCCACACGAAATCCTGATGAATTTGGATTGGGAGATTTATCTCAATTGATTGAGTATGGCGCCAGTCCCAGGGCCACAATAAACTTGATTCTTGCATCCAAGGCGCGGGCTTTTATAGAACATCGGGGTTATATCACCCCAGAAGATGTGCGTTATATTGGTAAAGATGTTTTACGCCATCGTGTCATTCTCACCTATGAAGCGGAAGCGGAAGAACTCACTTCTGAAGATGTTATTCAAAGACTTTTTGATTCAATCGAAATTCCGTAACCAAGGAAAAAGTAAAAAGGAGAAAAGAGAGGGAATTCCGAAACAGCTGTTTTTGCCCTAGAAGGACCACTTTACCCTTTTTCAATCTGCCCTAATCAATTAACCAATGATTCCAAAAGAGATACTACAAAAAGTCCGCCATATTGAGATTCGCACCAAAGGATTGGTGAATGACCTTTTCGGTGGTGAATACCATTCTGTCTTTAAGGGCCGTGGTATGACATTTTCTGAAGTCCGTGAATATACGCCCGGTGATGATATTCGCATGATCGATTGGAATGTAACTGCTCGTAGCAATGCACCTTTCGTTAAAATTTTTGAAGAAGAACGTGAACTGACCGTATTTCTCATGGTAGATGTAAGCCGTTCCGGTCATTTCGGTACAGTGGCCCAATTTAAATCCGAAATGGCGGCGGAGATTGCTGCCGTCCTGGGTTTTTCGGCCATCAAGAATAAAGATAAGGTGGGGCTCATTTTATTTTCCGATCATGTAGAAAAATATATTGCGCCTAAAAAAGACCGCTCACATATTCTACGAGTCGTGAGGGAAGTATTATTTCATGAACCGGAAGGGACGGGAACATCACTCCAATCCGGTTTAGATTTTCTCATGAATGTGGCCAAACGCAAAGCAGTGGTTTTTCTCATTTCTGATTTTCTGGATGATGGCTATTGGAAATCCCTTAAACTGGCTAACAAAAAGCACGATATGATCGGAATCCGGATTACGGATCCAGCGGAGGAAAATTTACCGAATTTAGGATTAATTAAAGTCCATGACCCTGAAACGGGGGAGCAGTTTTGGGCCGATATGTCCTCTGAAAGTGAACGGAAAGATTTTTCAAATTCCATTAAGGAAAAATGGGAAAATTTTGAAAATGAGTGTGGCCGTAGTCGATTTGATGTAATCAATGTAGGGACTGATAAAGATTATGTAGAACCACTTATGACTTATTTCCGCCGTAGGGAAAAACGGTATTAGCTCCGTGGGAAAAATAACATATATAGGTCTGATTCTCTTAATTGCTTGTAGTCAGGATCAACCATCCAAATCAGTAGAAATGATAGTTGAATTGGATACCACCTATACCACTATTGGTAGTCCTGTTACTTATGCCGTTATGGTTCGTGCACCAAAAGATAAGATTATTCAATTCCCTGAATGGGTATTGGAAGATCCTTTGGAGATTCGGTCCTTTTCTATTTATGATGAAGATATGGGTCGCCTAGGCAAATTTGAATTGGTATTCTGGGATACTGGAAAAGTGGCTATTCCTGGGGTGACAGTTTCTGTTTTAAATGCTGATAGTACTTTCGCGTATGAAATGAGCGCCGATTCCATGTTTATTGAAGTAGTTTCTATCACCGAGCAAGACCCAAGTTATAAACAATCCGGTGGCGGCATAATGCCCATCAAAGATCCGGTGCCGGTAAGATTTCCACTCCCTTGGCAAACCATTATGCTAGTTTTGATATTGGTGGCCCTTCTGGTGGGTATCGTGTTTATTTGGAAAAAGCGACAGAAATTGGAAATCTCATTCGAAGATAAACCGGAATTTTTAGAAGAGCCGGATACGGTTGCATTACAAAAGTTGGATGAATTGAATCAGTCCGATATTTTGGACAAAGGGGATATTAAAGAATTTTATGCACGCCTTTCCCTGATCCTTAGGGAGTATACGGAAAGCAGTCTCTACATACGTACTTTGGAAATGACTACAGAAGAAATTCGGACCCATCGCTCTGGATTTCCCTATACTGATTCTCAATTAGAAACCTATCTCAATATCCTCTCTGGGGCGGACATGGCTAAATATGCCAAACATATAGCCGCTTTAGATCAATGTGCGAATGATCTCACAAATTCCCAGGTTTTGGTTAAAGACACTGTTCAATACTGGAAGATTGAATCAATCTCTTGAGAAAACTCTCCTCGATATACTTATTCTAGATTGTAAATTCCCCGGCTAATTAAGGGAGAAAAATGGCAACCACATCAGATATTAAAAACGGTGCAGTTATTTTGCACAAAAATAAACGCATGCGCGTTATAGAATTCCTCCATGTAAAACCAGGTAAAGGTCCCGCCTTTGTCCGCACCAAACTGAAGGATATTGCTTCAGGGAAAATTTTTGACGAAACATTCAACGCAGGTATGAAACTATCTTTCCTGAAAATTGAAGCAAAAACAATGCAGTTTCTTTATGAAGATGGTGATTCCCATATTTTTATGGATAATTTCACTTATGACCAAATTAATGTAATGAATGATTTAGTGGGAAATGCAAAAAGGTTTCTCAAGGGTGGTATGAATGTTGATATTCTTTTTGATGAAGAAGAAGTTTTGGATATTCGTATGCCGGCCCACGTTCAATTAGAAGTAACTCAAACGGATCCGGGCTTAAAAGGAAACACTGCCACAGGAGCCACTAAACCGGCTACTGTGGAGACTGGATACACTGTTCAGGTACCTTTATTTATCAATGAAGGTGAAGTGTTAAAAATTGACACACGGTCCGGAGAATATATTGAACGTGTGAAATCTTAATCGTAGTTTCAACCGTTATACATAAATATTGAAGGTAAAACATGTGGCAAGATAAACTTAAAGAAATAATCTATTTATTAGAAAACAGTAATGTTAATGAAATTGATGTCAACTTTTGGGGTCGTCGTTTTCGCGTTGTAAAATCGGCAGGTGTAAGTTCCGCGCCGTCCGTTGTTCATGCTCCCGCTGCTCCTATCGCGCCGCCGGCATCTTCTTCTCCCGAAGCAACAGCACCTGAGGAAGAAGTAGTTAGTGGAGAAGAAATATTATCCCCCATGCCGGGAACATATTACAAATCTCCGTCTCCCGATTTAGATGCATTTGTTAAAGTCGGTGATTCAGTTTCAGAAGGGGATACCCTTTGTATCATCGAAGCCATGAAGATTATGAATGAAATTGAGGCTGAAACAAACGGTACCATTACCAAGATCTTTATGGATGATGGGCAAGCTGTGGAATATAACCAACCCTTATTTGTGATTGATCCTTCCTGATTTAACCTCAGAATCGGTATGTACAAAAAAATACTAATCGCCAACCGTGGTGAAATTGCACTTCGAATCATCCGTGCCTGCCACGAGTTAGGATTAAAATCTGTTGCTGTATACTCCACTGCAGATAAATATTCCCTCCATGTGAAATTTGCAGACGAAGCTGTATGCATTGGCCCGCCCCCAAGTGTTGAATCCTATTTGAATATTCCGCGTATCATTGCAGCGGGCCAAATCACCAACGCTGATGCGATTCATCCGGGATACGGTTTTTTAGCTGAGAATGCAGATTTTTCTAAAATCTGCGAAGATAATGGATTTGCCTTTATAGGACCCTCAGCTGAGATTATTAACGCCATGGGAAATAAAGCTCAGGCAAAAAAGACAATGAAAGCATCTGGTGTACCCGTCATCCCCGGAAATGTTGGTGTTTTGAAGGATGCAGAAGAAGCGCGTGAATTGGCCAACGAAATGGGTTATCCTGTAATGCTTAAGGCATCAGCCGGTGGTGGTGGTAAAGGAATGCGACTCGTCCATGAAGAAAGTGAAGTAATTAATTCCTATAACATGGCCAGTTCAGAGTCACTTACTTCTTTTAATAATGGGGACATGTATATAGAAAAATTCGTCGAAAATCCCCGCCATATTGAAATTCAGATTTTAGCCGATGCCTATGGGAATGTAGTAAGCTTGGGTGAACGTGAATGTTCAATTCAAAGACGTCATCAAAAATTACTGGAAGAATCGCCCTCCGCTGCTGTAGATGAAGATCTTCGTAAACGAATGGGAGATGCGGCTATTTCTGGCGCCAAAGCGGTGAATTATGTGGGTGTGGGTACCGTTGAATTTCTGTTAGATAAAAATAAAGATTTCTATTTTATGGAAATGAATACCCGAATCCAGGTGGAGCATCCCATTACAGAGATGGTCACTGGTGCAGATTTGATCAAGTGGCAAATTCGAACCCATGCGGGCGATAAATTTCCCGATTATTTATATAATATGAAACTGCGGGGCCATTCCATTGAATGCAGGATTAATGCAGAAAACCCCGATATGAATTTTGCCCCTTCGCCCATGCCAATCACCAGTTATCACATGCCTGGTGGCAAGGGTGTACGGGTTGATTCCCATGCTTATGCCGGTTATGAAATTCCGTCTCATTACGATTCTCTCATTGGAAAATTAATTGTCCATTCACCAACAAGGGAAGCGGCCATTAACAGGATGGAACGTGCTCTGGAAGAAACAATTATTGAGGGACCAAAAACGACAATCCCTTTTCACCAGGCTATTATGAAAGATGAAAAATTTCGTTCGGGAGAATTCGATACGAGTTTTTTAGAAACATTTGAATACAAAAAAGAGGTTAAAGAAGAATGAGTCTTCCACAGGATTTAAAATATACCAAAGAACATGAATGGATAAAGATTGATGGTGAGAATGTAACCATTGGCATCACTGACCATGCCCAGGGAGAATTAGGTGATATCATTTTTATTGAATTTCCCGATGTAGATCAAAAGATTGAAAAAGATGAACCCTTCGGCACCATCGAAGCTGTTAAAACTGTTGCAGATTTATTTGCGCCGGTTAGCGGCACGGTTACTGAAATAAACGAAAGTTTAGAAGACAGTCCTGAAACAGTGAATGAAGATGCTTTCGGTGAAGGATGGATTGTAAAAGTTTCCGTTTCTGATGCTGGTGAATTAGATGAACTGCTCACAGTTGACCAATACGCTGAATTGATCGGTTAATCATGCTTGATGTAAAAGGTATTATCCAGGACAGCGCTAATGTAAAAGTAGCCATGCTTACCCATTGCGCTAATGATATTTCAAATGCTTCACAAATGATGATTAATGCGGCGAAAATGGGTAAAAAAATATTATGGTGTGGTAATGGTGGTTCAGCTGCGGATGCGCAGCACATGGCTGCAGAACTTATGGGTGGACTCCGTGACCACGATCGTCCAGCCATTGCGTCTATTGCACTCACAACAGACTCATCTTTTGTCACAGCTTGGGCCAACGATACAGACTATGAATCTATATTTTCCCGCCAGATAGAAGGATTGGGAAATGCAGGAGATGTGTTGGTGGCTATTTCTACCAGTGGAAATTCTGCCAATGTGATTCGCGCTATTAATGAAGCCAAATCGAAGGGAATTCATGTAATTGTTTTAACAGGAAAATCCGGCGGTAAAATGGCAGACGTGGGCGATGTAACAATTTGTATTCCAAGCGACGATACCCAGCGAATTCAAGAAGGTCACTTATTGGCTGAACACATAATGTGCGAATCTGTCGAAGCGGCAATCCTGGCGGGATAAATGGAAAATTATCTCCGGGACTATATGGTCATGCTAAAGGTCGAACGGAATTTGGCCAAAAATTCTTTAGAATCCTATTTACGGGATTTGAAGCAATACCATCATTTTTTAGAATCTGATCTTGGTTTAACGACTGTACTTAATGTTACAATGGGACATATTCGTTCTTACATTCGCCAATTAAATGATAAAGGATTGGCAGCTAATTCTATTAAACGTGCCATATCTTCAATCCGCACTTACCATAATTTTTTATCGGCAGAAGGCCATATTAATGATAATCCTGCCCAACTTCTTGATACACCCAAAATTCCACGGAAATTGCCTAATGTGCTTACAATTCAAGAGATAGATGTTATCTTGAGCATAATTCCCAAAAAGGCGCCTATGGCACTTCGGGATTTGGCCATTTTTGAATTAATGTATTCCTGCGGTTTGCGAGTGAC
This genomic window from Candidatus Neomarinimicrobiota bacterium contains:
- a CDS encoding MoxR family ATPase, giving the protein MSEFSLSEINDRIVKESAFIDPLRQSVGEVIVGQDELINKILIGLLANGHLLLEGVPGLAKTLTVNTLAQAIATGFQRIQFTPDMLPADLLGTLIFNQKTGAFEIRKGPIFSNIILADEINRAPSKVQSALLEAMQERQVTIGEETFKLDAPFLVLATQNPIEQEGTYPLPEAQVDRFMMKLKVDYPKKDEERKILRQAARTGQSKPIKPAVKAKDILNAQKTINDIYVDEKVEDYVLNLVFATRNPDEFGLGDLSQLIEYGASPRATINLILASKARAFIEHRGYITPEDVRYIGKDVLRHRVILTYEAEAEELTSEDVIQRLFDSIEIP
- a CDS encoding DUF58 domain-containing protein translates to MIPKEILQKVRHIEIRTKGLVNDLFGGEYHSVFKGRGMTFSEVREYTPGDDIRMIDWNVTARSNAPFVKIFEEERELTVFLMVDVSRSGHFGTVAQFKSEMAAEIAAVLGFSAIKNKDKVGLILFSDHVEKYIAPKKDRSHILRVVREVLFHEPEGTGTSLQSGLDFLMNVAKRKAVVFLISDFLDDGYWKSLKLANKKHDMIGIRITDPAEENLPNLGLIKVHDPETGEQFWADMSSESERKDFSNSIKEKWENFENECGRSRFDVINVGTDKDYVEPLMTYFRRREKRY
- the efp gene encoding elongation factor P produces the protein MATTSDIKNGAVILHKNKRMRVIEFLHVKPGKGPAFVRTKLKDIASGKIFDETFNAGMKLSFLKIEAKTMQFLYEDGDSHIFMDNFTYDQINVMNDLVGNAKRFLKGGMNVDILFDEEEVLDIRMPAHVQLEVTQTDPGLKGNTATGATKPATVETGYTVQVPLFINEGEVLKIDTRSGEYIERVKS
- the accB gene encoding acetyl-CoA carboxylase biotin carboxyl carrier protein, whose protein sequence is MWQDKLKEIIYLLENSNVNEIDVNFWGRRFRVVKSAGVSSAPSVVHAPAAPIAPPASSSPEATAPEEEVVSGEEILSPMPGTYYKSPSPDLDAFVKVGDSVSEGDTLCIIEAMKIMNEIEAETNGTITKIFMDDGQAVEYNQPLFVIDPS
- the accC gene encoding acetyl-CoA carboxylase biotin carboxylase subunit, translating into MYKKILIANRGEIALRIIRACHELGLKSVAVYSTADKYSLHVKFADEAVCIGPPPSVESYLNIPRIIAAGQITNADAIHPGYGFLAENADFSKICEDNGFAFIGPSAEIINAMGNKAQAKKTMKASGVPVIPGNVGVLKDAEEARELANEMGYPVMLKASAGGGGKGMRLVHEESEVINSYNMASSESLTSFNNGDMYIEKFVENPRHIEIQILADAYGNVVSLGERECSIQRRHQKLLEESPSAAVDEDLRKRMGDAAISGAKAVNYVGVGTVEFLLDKNKDFYFMEMNTRIQVEHPITEMVTGADLIKWQIRTHAGDKFPDYLYNMKLRGHSIECRINAENPDMNFAPSPMPITSYHMPGGKGVRVDSHAYAGYEIPSHYDSLIGKLIVHSPTREAAINRMERALEETIIEGPKTTIPFHQAIMKDEKFRSGEFDTSFLETFEYKKEVKEE
- the gcvH gene encoding glycine cleavage system protein GcvH; the protein is MSLPQDLKYTKEHEWIKIDGENVTIGITDHAQGELGDIIFIEFPDVDQKIEKDEPFGTIEAVKTVADLFAPVSGTVTEINESLEDSPETVNEDAFGEGWIVKVSVSDAGELDELLTVDQYAELIG
- a CDS encoding SIS domain-containing protein, whose amino-acid sequence is MLDVKGIIQDSANVKVAMLTHCANDISNASQMMINAAKMGKKILWCGNGGSAADAQHMAAELMGGLRDHDRPAIASIALTTDSSFVTAWANDTDYESIFSRQIEGLGNAGDVLVAISTSGNSANVIRAINEAKSKGIHVIVLTGKSGGKMADVGDVTICIPSDDTQRIQEGHLLAEHIMCESVEAAILAG